The Cellulophaga sp. L1A9 genome window below encodes:
- a CDS encoding ATP-binding protein, translating to MKSNELLSYISDLELKLSSFSFEELTSDEAVRLKDSFQAFKEKIEEKTVSAVASEAPRKVKALNENLKSRNKTIPASNDEQLIARVSHEIRTPLNGIVGFTELLSESTLTENQATHVQAIKGASNTLLTLINELLEYSKLTSGTAYFESVDFNFNNIVNDVCYLCQTLIVNPKVSFNVSYSDAVPENLIGDPSKLSQVLLNLIGNAIKFVEEGSINLAIDVAHKSKNKVVLNFSVTDTGIGIAEEKLTTIFDYYKQASEDTQKHYGGTGLGLSIVKHIIESLNGKISVKSELGVGTTFNFSLPYQIGQAKDLVSNILIDEEILAQELQIKKLNILVFEDNTMNQKLIQNRLDNWGCCNYITDDLNDGVAILEHYKIDVILMDLRMPVTSGYLVAKVIREHKNERIKSLPIIALTADFSIKDKNLCAANGINDYLLKPFDAKVLLQKITTNANINRNTLNQIEPMKSPQVISKINFTEPFNVNLSGVIEDCLGDVEILEELVQLFKQNIVEFIGKTKLDLKYSNSEGVQFNTHKIKAGLRIMQTDGLLRIVEQMHKVCLEDQDFKYLNFLFDCFVKEYPIIENEIEIAISAYKNSN from the coding sequence TTGAAATCTAACGAATTACTTTCCTATATATCGGACTTAGAATTAAAACTAAGTAGTTTTTCCTTTGAAGAACTGACCTCTGATGAGGCGGTTAGGTTAAAAGATTCTTTCCAAGCTTTTAAAGAAAAGATTGAGGAGAAAACGGTAAGTGCGGTAGCTTCAGAAGCGCCTAGAAAGGTAAAAGCTTTAAACGAAAACTTAAAAAGTCGCAATAAAACAATTCCGGCATCAAATGATGAGCAGCTTATTGCCCGAGTGAGTCATGAGATAAGAACGCCGCTCAATGGTATTGTTGGTTTTACAGAGTTATTGTCAGAAAGTACACTAACAGAAAACCAGGCAACACATGTGCAGGCCATAAAAGGAGCTTCTAACACATTGTTAACGCTAATAAATGAACTGTTAGAATATTCAAAATTGACTTCTGGAACTGCCTATTTTGAATCTGTAGATTTCAATTTTAATAATATTGTTAATGACGTTTGCTATTTATGCCAGACGCTTATAGTGAATCCTAAGGTTAGCTTTAATGTTTCTTATTCAGATGCAGTACCTGAAAATTTAATAGGCGATCCTTCTAAGTTATCTCAAGTGCTTTTAAACCTTATTGGTAATGCTATAAAATTTGTGGAAGAGGGTAGTATCAACCTAGCGATTGATGTAGCTCATAAAAGTAAAAATAAAGTGGTCCTCAATTTTTCGGTAACCGATACGGGCATTGGAATAGCGGAAGAAAAGTTAACTACTATTTTTGATTATTACAAACAAGCATCAGAAGATACTCAGAAGCATTACGGAGGTACAGGCTTAGGGCTGAGTATTGTAAAACATATTATTGAATCTCTAAACGGTAAAATATCTGTTAAAAGTGAATTGGGTGTGGGTACTACGTTTAATTTTTCACTTCCATATCAAATTGGGCAAGCAAAAGATCTTGTTTCTAATATACTTATAGATGAAGAGATTCTCGCGCAAGAGCTGCAAATAAAAAAGCTTAACATTCTTGTGTTTGAGGACAATACGATGAATCAGAAACTAATTCAGAATCGCCTAGATAATTGGGGTTGTTGCAATTATATTACGGATGATTTAAATGATGGCGTCGCTATTTTAGAACACTATAAAATAGATGTTATTTTAATGGACTTACGGATGCCTGTAACTAGTGGTTACCTTGTTGCAAAAGTGATTCGTGAACATAAAAACGAACGAATTAAAAGTTTACCCATTATAGCGCTTACAGCAGATTTTTCTATTAAAGATAAAAATTTATGTGCAGCCAATGGAATCAATGATTATTTATTAAAACCTTTTGACGCTAAGGTGTTGTTGCAAAAGATTACAACAAATGCGAATATAAATAGGAATACCTTAAACCAAATTGAACCTATGAAATCCCCCCAAGTAATTTCAAAAATCAATTTTACAGAACCTTTTAATGTCAATCTATCTGGCGTAATAGAAGATTGTTTAGGTGATGTAGAAATTTTAGAAGAATTAGTACAGTTATTTAAACAAAATATTGTAGAATTTATTGGCAAAACAAAATTAGACTTAAAATATTCCAATAGTGAGGGTGTACAGTTTAATACACATAAGATAAAAGCAGGATTGCGTATCATGCAAACTGATGGATTGCTCCGTATTGTAGAGCAAATGCATAAAGTGTGTTTAGAAGACCAGGATTTTAAATATTTAAATTTTCTTTTTGATTGTTTTGTAAAAGAATACCCAATCATTGAAAATGAAATAGAAATAGCTATTTCAGCCTATAAGAATAGCAATTAA
- a CDS encoding acyl-CoA thioesterase, protein MRFHTRKWVKPEDLNANNTLFGGRVLAWIDEECALYSIIQLENKKVVTKYMSEINFMSTAEKGDIIEIGIEVVKFGKSSLTLNCEVRNKMTHETIVTVDNIIMVNLGENGKSLSHNKTKIEYVKDRLAAQE, encoded by the coding sequence ATGAGATTTCATACAAGAAAATGGGTTAAGCCAGAAGACTTAAATGCGAACAACACATTGTTTGGAGGTAGAGTCTTGGCTTGGATTGATGAGGAGTGTGCATTGTATAGTATCATTCAATTAGAGAACAAGAAGGTAGTTACAAAATACATGTCTGAAATCAATTTTATGAGCACTGCAGAGAAAGGTGATATTATAGAAATTGGAATAGAAGTAGTAAAGTTTGGAAAATCTTCTTTAACCTTAAATTGCGAGGTACGTAACAAAATGACTCATGAAACGATTGTAACAGTAGACAATATTATTATGGTTAATTTAGGAGAGAATGGAAAATCATTATCGCATAATAAAACGAAGATAGAATATGTTAAGGATAGATTAGCAGCTCAGGAGTAA
- a CDS encoding glyoxalase — MNERSHSLTKIRPEIATARISDTMSVEEYFQNKTLRPVLKLQNPLLLDVFKNYIKKHKNTYYSLSLEKRIIYIENAIQKDIKFRNALKGMIIGQFTVEEYQTYIQNSSALNKRMMNMVVERLKNQIQFFENEALV; from the coding sequence ATGAACGAAAGATCACACAGTCTGACAAAGATTAGGCCTGAAATAGCCACAGCAAGAATTTCCGATACCATGAGTGTCGAAGAGTATTTCCAGAACAAGACCTTAAGGCCTGTTCTAAAACTCCAAAACCCATTACTACTTGATGTTTTTAAAAATTATATTAAAAAACACAAGAACACTTATTATTCGCTTTCTCTAGAAAAACGAATCATTTATATTGAAAATGCTATTCAAAAAGATATCAAGTTTCGGAACGCTTTAAAAGGGATGATTATTGGCCAATTTACCGTTGAGGAGTACCAAACCTATATTCAAAATTCTTCTGCTTTAAATAAAAGAATGATGAATATGGTGGTAGAACGCCTAAAAAATCAAATTCAATTTTTTGAGAACGAAGCTTTAGTCTAA
- a CDS encoding DUF2461 domain-containing protein → MEHQVLTNDVLKFLKQLEKNNNRAWFDEKKAVFKAHEKSVKELYSSVLEGLRGTDEIEKLKMFRIYRDVRFSKDKTPYKSHFAGSFSRTGAKLRGGYYIRLKPGESFIAAGFWAPNKEDLLRIRKELELDAEEFRAVIGAPSFKKVWGAITGDELKTAPKGFDKEHKDIDLIRKKQFIFVRNLSDQEILAPDFVKKVTDSFVAVRPFFDLMSDILTTDLNGTSLLD, encoded by the coding sequence ATGGAGCACCAAGTACTAACAAATGATGTCTTAAAATTTTTAAAACAACTAGAAAAAAACAACAATAGAGCGTGGTTTGATGAAAAAAAAGCTGTTTTTAAAGCGCATGAAAAAAGTGTTAAGGAGTTGTATAGTAGTGTTTTAGAAGGGCTTAGAGGTACTGATGAAATAGAGAAATTAAAAATGTTTAGAATTTACAGAGATGTACGTTTTTCTAAAGATAAAACCCCTTATAAATCACATTTTGCAGGGTCGTTCTCTAGGACAGGAGCAAAATTACGTGGGGGATACTATATTCGTTTAAAACCAGGAGAAAGTTTTATTGCAGCCGGGTTCTGGGCACCTAATAAAGAAGATTTGTTAAGAATTAGAAAAGAATTAGAACTTGACGCAGAAGAGTTTAGAGCTGTAATCGGCGCGCCCTCATTTAAAAAAGTATGGGGAGCTATAACGGGTGATGAACTAAAAACAGCCCCAAAAGGATTTGATAAAGAGCATAAAGACATTGATCTTATACGTAAAAAGCAATTTATTTTTGTGCGTAATTTGTCAGACCAAGAGATTTTAGCTCCTGATTTTGTTAAAAAAGTTACAGATTCATTTGTAGCTGTTCGCCCATTTTTTGACTTAATGAGCGATATTCTTACTACAGATTTAAACGGTACCTCTCTTTTAGACTAA
- the epsC gene encoding serine O-acetyltransferase EpsC, translating into MDSESIIDKINKHKTQPNLRFKLKEKVQQFTDKLFYTLFDIDTPVEENLEVLEHLFDELVDLGCWEIDQPCKKVWERYVIKLPEVLEKLNLDAKAFVNCDPASSSIEEVYMAYPGFYAIAIYRLAHELYAEGFPLVPRLMTEYAHRQTGVDINPGAQIGKSFFIDHGTGVVIGEAAVIMDHVRIYQGVTLGGLYVAKNLRKTKRHPTIEDNVTIYANATILGGKTVIGANSIIGGNAFITSSVPANSTVYHSSEIKIKTAPNVS; encoded by the coding sequence ATGGATTCAGAGTCAATTATCGACAAGATAAATAAGCATAAAACACAACCTAATCTAAGGTTCAAGTTAAAAGAAAAAGTACAGCAGTTTACAGACAAACTGTTTTATACACTTTTTGACATTGACACCCCTGTAGAAGAAAATTTAGAGGTCCTAGAACATCTTTTTGATGAATTGGTGGATTTAGGGTGTTGGGAAATAGACCAGCCGTGTAAGAAGGTCTGGGAGCGTTACGTGATAAAATTGCCTGAAGTTCTAGAAAAACTTAATCTAGATGCCAAAGCTTTTGTTAATTGTGATCCTGCTTCCTCTTCTATTGAAGAGGTATATATGGCGTATCCAGGTTTTTATGCTATTGCCATTTACAGGTTAGCACATGAATTGTATGCAGAAGGGTTTCCTTTAGTACCGAGATTAATGACGGAGTATGCCCACAGACAAACTGGTGTAGACATAAATCCTGGCGCACAAATTGGAAAATCATTCTTTATAGATCATGGAACCGGAGTTGTTATTGGAGAAGCTGCTGTAATCATGGATCATGTTAGAATCTACCAAGGAGTTACCTTAGGCGGATTGTATGTTGCTAAAAATTTACGAAAAACTAAAAGACATCCTACCATAGAAGATAATGTTACTATCTATGCTAATGCAACTATTCTTGGAGGCAAAACGGTCATTGGTGCCAATAGCATCATCGGCGGAAATGCGTTTATAACTTCGTCTGTACCCGCAAACTCAACCGTGTATCACTCTTCTGAAATTAAAATAAAAACAGCACCAAATGTCTCATAG
- the cysM gene encoding cysteine synthase CysM, protein MSHSIIDLIGNTPLVLSRVLNTNPNVKLYFKLEGQNPGGSVKDRAALNMIKSALDRGTISKDTKLIEATSGNTGIALAMIANIYGLNIELVMPENATVERVQTMRAYGATVTLTPSSVGIEGARDYAEDKVKNQSFVMLNQFGNDDNWKAHYKSTGPEIWKDTDQKVTHFVSSMGTTGTIMGTSTYLKEQNKDVQIVGVQPTDNSSIPGIRKWPQEYLPKIFNASKVDSVLEVSQEEATQMTLRLAKEEGIFAGMSSGGAAAAAIRLANTLESGVIVSIICDRGDRYLSSGLFDN, encoded by the coding sequence ATGTCTCATAGTATTATTGATTTAATAGGAAATACGCCTCTTGTTTTATCTCGCGTATTAAACACCAACCCTAATGTAAAATTATATTTTAAATTAGAAGGACAAAACCCTGGTGGTAGCGTTAAAGATAGAGCTGCTTTAAATATGATAAAAAGTGCGCTTGATCGTGGAACTATTTCTAAAGACACTAAATTAATAGAAGCTACAAGCGGAAATACGGGTATTGCTTTAGCTATGATTGCTAATATTTACGGATTAAACATTGAATTAGTCATGCCCGAAAATGCTACTGTAGAACGTGTACAAACTATGCGAGCATATGGAGCAACGGTTACCTTAACCCCTTCCAGTGTTGGTATTGAAGGTGCCAGAGATTACGCAGAGGATAAAGTAAAGAATCAAAGCTTTGTCATGTTAAATCAGTTTGGAAATGATGATAACTGGAAAGCACACTATAAATCTACAGGTCCTGAAATATGGAAAGATACCGATCAGAAAGTAACACATTTTGTCTCTTCAATGGGCACTACTGGTACTATTATGGGAACATCGACCTATTTAAAAGAACAAAATAAAGACGTACAAATCGTAGGCGTACAACCTACAGATAACTCTAGTATCCCTGGTATTAGAAAATGGCCCCAAGAATATTTACCTAAAATATTTAATGCTTCAAAGGTTGATTCTGTTCTAGAAGTGAGCCAAGAAGAAGCTACACAAATGACTTTAAGATTAGCTAAGGAAGAAGGTATTTTTGCAGGGATGAGCAGTGGCGGAGCGGCAGCTGCAGCCATCAGATTAGCCAATACTTTAGAAAGTGGTGTCATTGTGAGTATTATCTGCGATAGAGGCGATCGTTATTTATCTTCTGGTTTGTTTGATAACTAA
- the corA gene encoding magnesium/cobalt transporter CorA → MTKKKPKFKLRIKKPSKLHKITGKAPGTVTYTGQREGVKSILSAINYDENTLNIHEEIGLDQIDVHQKSSFTSWIDVVGISDELFIDQLGKLFQINPLVLEDIANTQQRPKIDEYENYIFGVFKMLYLNENQEIVSEHLALILMESSVIVFQEMKDDVFDGLRDRIKTKSGRIRTRGADYLFFALLDAVVDNYFVILEHINHRIEVLEDEVYDNPTNDVVHRIQELKKEVLKVRRQIAPVKELVGRLLDSESALIKKDTKLFLRDVQDHCIEINESLQIYREMSMSLMEMYMSNMSNKMNEVMKVLTIMASIFIPLTFIAGVYGMNFDNMPELHSKYGYAVVWGIMIMMFIGMLIYFKRKKWL, encoded by the coding sequence ATGACAAAAAAGAAGCCGAAATTTAAATTAAGAATTAAAAAGCCTTCAAAACTTCATAAAATCACAGGGAAAGCTCCTGGTACTGTTACGTATACAGGGCAGAGAGAAGGAGTCAAATCTATTTTGTCTGCAATTAACTATGACGAGAATACCTTAAATATTCATGAGGAAATAGGGTTAGATCAAATAGATGTCCATCAGAAATCATCATTTACTTCTTGGATAGATGTTGTTGGAATCAGTGACGAGTTGTTTATAGATCAATTGGGAAAATTGTTTCAGATAAACCCTTTGGTTTTAGAAGATATTGCAAATACACAACAGCGACCCAAGATAGATGAATATGAAAATTATATTTTTGGGGTTTTTAAAATGTTGTATTTAAATGAGAATCAAGAAATAGTTAGTGAGCACTTAGCGCTTATTTTAATGGAGTCTTCAGTAATTGTTTTTCAGGAAATGAAGGATGATGTTTTTGATGGACTGCGAGATCGAATAAAAACAAAATCGGGGAGAATACGTACCCGTGGGGCAGATTATTTATTCTTTGCATTATTAGATGCTGTAGTAGATAATTACTTTGTAATCTTAGAACATATTAATCATAGGATTGAAGTGTTAGAAGATGAAGTATATGATAATCCTACCAATGATGTTGTACATAGAATACAAGAATTAAAAAAAGAAGTACTCAAAGTAAGAAGACAGATAGCGCCAGTTAAAGAATTAGTAGGTAGGTTGTTAGATTCGGAAAGTGCGTTGATAAAAAAAGATACTAAACTATTTTTAAGAGACGTTCAAGATCATTGTATAGAAATAAATGAAAGCCTTCAAATTTATAGAGAGATGTCTATGAGTTTAATGGAGATGTACATGAGTAATATGAGTAATAAGATGAATGAAGTTATGAAAGTACTAACCATCATGGCTTCAATATTTATTCCTCTAACTTTTATAGCAGGGGTCTATGGGATGAATTTTGACAACATGCCCGAGTTACATTCTAAATATGGTTATGCTGTAGTTTGGGGCATCATGATAATGATGTTTATTGGAATGTTAATTTACTTTAAACGTAAAAAGTGGTTATAA
- the truA gene encoding tRNA pseudouridine(38-40) synthase TruA has protein sequence MQRIRYYYLVKLQFLGFRYSGWQKQPGQKTIESMLVKTLKFILPNQKFKILGAGRTDAKVSALDAAFELYLEESPIASLEDFLELFNKNLPPDIRILSITEVDESFNIIQNSKEKEYIYLFSYGKKSHPFCAPYLVTFLDDLDLDKMKTVAKYFEGTHNFKSYTARLQENTTVIRTVNSCEIVENNILKANFFPEKTYGFHVKGEGFMRYQIRMMMGVLVQVGKGELSEEEVLNSLKEESNMQLPFVAPGSGLILNQVDFHNLG, from the coding sequence ATGCAAAGAATCCGTTATTATTACCTTGTTAAGCTTCAATTCTTGGGTTTTAGATATAGTGGTTGGCAGAAACAGCCAGGACAAAAAACGATAGAAAGCATGTTGGTAAAAACGCTAAAATTTATTTTGCCAAATCAGAAGTTTAAGATTCTAGGAGCAGGGAGAACAGATGCTAAAGTTTCTGCCTTAGATGCTGCTTTTGAGCTCTACCTAGAGGAGTCACCTATAGCTTCGCTGGAAGATTTTTTAGAATTGTTTAATAAAAACCTTCCTCCAGATATTCGCATACTAAGTATTACAGAGGTCGACGAGTCTTTTAATATTATTCAAAATAGCAAAGAAAAAGAATACATTTACTTATTTTCATACGGTAAAAAAAGCCACCCGTTTTGTGCGCCTTACTTGGTTACGTTTTTAGATGATTTAGATCTTGATAAAATGAAGACCGTAGCTAAGTATTTTGAGGGTACACATAATTTTAAATCGTATACCGCTAGATTACAAGAGAATACAACCGTTATTAGAACTGTTAATTCATGTGAAATAGTAGAGAATAATATTCTGAAAGCCAATTTTTTTCCAGAAAAAACGTATGGTTTTCATGTTAAGGGAGAAGGTTTTATGCGGTATCAGATTCGGATGATGATGGGGGTTTTGGTCCAGGTAGGTAAAGGAGAGTTATCAGAAGAAGAAGTTTTAAATTCTTTAAAAGAGGAGAGTAACATGCAATTACCCTTCGTAGCACCGGGTTCGGGCTTAATTTTGAATCAAGTGGATTTTCATAATTTAGGGTAA
- a CDS encoding pitrilysin family protein — translation MKHIIKTVVFAAFAFLFTSTITAQEKFKLPEYTQFKLKNGLTVYLMEQHEVPLIQLTGVFPGGAIFDEESKSGLANITAEALALGSKNYTKAQIEENVEFLGATMSTGASLEYAYLSSSFMKKDQKEILTILKDVLLNPTFPKEELDKLLSRRLVEMDQSKESPRAVLGSYYNKFVFGNHPYGNPEEGIKSTLETITKEDITSFYKDMYVPSTSAIAVVGDFDTKSMKREIESLFGKWKSEDVIALSLPVAPVPNEPRVLVVNKEDATETTFYIGGPGISRNNPDYVGLEVINTILGGRFTSWLNDELRVNSGLTYGASSWFSHYKLGGSFIMATFTANETTEQTIDLALTTYKKLHEKGLDQEILLSAKNYVKGQFPPNYETNRALAGLLTDMFTYNFDEAYINTFSDQVDALTVEKAGQLIETYFPKDNLQFVLIGKASEIVEMAKKYGTVKQVEITADGF, via the coding sequence ATGAAACATATTATTAAAACAGTTGTTTTTGCAGCCTTTGCTTTTCTTTTTACAAGTACTATAACGGCTCAAGAAAAATTTAAGCTTCCAGAATATACCCAATTCAAATTAAAAAATGGTTTAACCGTGTATCTGATGGAGCAGCATGAAGTTCCCTTAATTCAACTGACGGGTGTCTTTCCTGGAGGCGCTATCTTTGATGAAGAAAGTAAAAGCGGACTTGCTAATATCACAGCTGAAGCATTAGCTTTAGGAAGTAAAAACTACACAAAAGCTCAAATAGAAGAAAATGTGGAATTTTTAGGAGCCACAATGAGCACAGGGGCTTCCTTAGAATATGCCTATTTGTCCTCTTCTTTTATGAAGAAAGACCAAAAAGAAATTCTTACTATACTTAAAGACGTCTTATTAAACCCAACTTTTCCTAAAGAAGAGTTAGATAAACTGTTGAGTAGGAGGCTAGTGGAAATGGATCAAAGTAAGGAAAGTCCAAGAGCTGTTTTAGGGAGTTATTACAATAAATTTGTTTTTGGAAATCACCCTTATGGGAATCCTGAAGAAGGGATTAAATCTACTTTAGAGACAATCACCAAAGAAGATATTACCAGTTTTTATAAAGACATGTATGTTCCAAGTACATCGGCCATTGCGGTAGTTGGCGATTTTGATACAAAAAGCATGAAAAGAGAAATAGAATCACTTTTCGGTAAATGGAAATCAGAGGATGTGATAGCGTTAAGTTTGCCCGTCGCTCCTGTACCTAATGAGCCCCGCGTTTTGGTTGTAAATAAAGAAGATGCAACGGAGACTACATTTTATATTGGAGGACCAGGTATTTCTAGGAATAATCCAGATTATGTAGGGTTAGAGGTTATAAATACTATTCTAGGAGGTAGATTCACCTCTTGGTTAAATGATGAGTTACGAGTAAATTCAGGGCTTACCTATGGTGCTTCAAGTTGGTTTTCTCATTATAAATTAGGAGGTTCATTTATTATGGCCACATTTACGGCAAATGAAACCACAGAGCAAACAATAGATTTAGCTTTGACTACCTATAAAAAGCTTCATGAAAAAGGCTTGGATCAAGAAATATTACTATCTGCTAAAAACTATGTAAAAGGGCAATTTCCTCCAAATTATGAAACAAATAGGGCTTTGGCGGGTTTATTGACAGATATGTTTACTTATAATTTTGATGAAGCATACATCAATACATTTAGTGATCAAGTAGATGCATTAACGGTTGAGAAAGCAGGCCAATTAATTGAAACCTATTTTCCGAAAGATAACTTACAATTTGTCCTTATTGGAAAAGCATCCGAAATAGTAGAGATGGCTAAAAAATATGGCACAGTTAAACAGGTAGAAATCACAGCAGACGGATTTTAG
- a CDS encoding pitrilysin family protein, translating to MKKILFTLVALLLVMTLQSQRKVEDVKSFTLTNGMKIMVLEDHSIPNANMYIFWKVGSRNEYPGITGLSHFFEHMMFNGSKKYGPKMFDRTMEASGGSNNAYTTENVTVYTDWFPSSSMETIFDLEADRIADLALDPKMVESERGVVLSERSTGLENSNFRNISEEVKASAFSAHPYRWSVIGYESDIKNWTIEDLQTYFDTYYAPNNAVVVISGDVTLEGVKKMAKQYLEPIPAQPAPRKVHTVEPVQRGEKRVMVHKQVSTPNVLIAYHVPETQHEDYYALDVLSSVLSSGKSSKLYSALVDEAQIATRVFTYVPESFDPNLFYFYGIANQDVSADTLEKGILSVLEDVIANGVTEKELQKVKNQKLMEFYKTLETINGKSNTLGSYEVYFGDYKKMYTAPSAYEKVSVEDIQRVAKKYFIKSNRTVGVLQNNEPVSSDSSK from the coding sequence ATGAAAAAAATACTATTCACCTTAGTAGCCTTGCTACTGGTCATGACACTGCAATCGCAGCGTAAAGTAGAAGACGTAAAAAGCTTTACTCTTACTAATGGAATGAAAATTATGGTCTTGGAGGATCATAGCATTCCCAATGCTAACATGTATATTTTTTGGAAAGTAGGTTCTAGAAATGAATACCCAGGTATCACCGGTCTTTCCCATTTTTTTGAGCATATGATGTTTAATGGCTCAAAAAAATATGGACCTAAAATGTTCGATAGAACAATGGAGGCTTCAGGAGGTAGTAATAATGCATATACCACTGAAAATGTTACGGTGTATACAGATTGGTTTCCATCTAGTTCTATGGAAACAATTTTTGATTTGGAAGCAGATCGTATTGCAGATTTAGCTTTGGATCCTAAAATGGTAGAAAGTGAGCGTGGTGTTGTTTTGAGTGAAAGAAGTACAGGCTTAGAAAATTCTAATTTTAGAAATATAAGTGAAGAGGTTAAAGCTTCTGCTTTTTCTGCGCATCCATACCGATGGTCTGTAATTGGGTATGAATCTGATATAAAAAACTGGACTATTGAGGATTTGCAAACGTATTTTGATACGTATTATGCGCCTAATAATGCTGTTGTTGTTATATCGGGCGATGTTACTTTAGAAGGGGTGAAAAAAATGGCAAAACAATATTTAGAACCTATTCCTGCACAACCAGCACCTAGAAAAGTGCATACCGTGGAGCCTGTGCAGCGTGGAGAAAAGCGAGTAATGGTACATAAACAGGTAAGTACACCAAATGTACTTATTGCATACCATGTGCCAGAAACCCAACATGAAGATTATTATGCTTTAGATGTTTTAAGTTCTGTATTAAGTAGTGGTAAGAGTAGTAAGTTGTATAGTGCCTTGGTTGATGAAGCTCAAATTGCAACACGTGTTTTTACATATGTACCAGAGAGTTTTGATCCAAACCTGTTTTATTTTTACGGGATCGCAAATCAAGATGTATCCGCAGACACTTTGGAAAAAGGAATTTTAAGTGTTTTAGAGGATGTAATAGCGAATGGAGTTACAGAAAAAGAATTGCAAAAAGTAAAGAATCAGAAATTAATGGAGTTTTATAAAACCTTAGAAACCATTAATGGTAAAAGTAATACGCTAGGAAGCTATGAGGTATATTTTGGGGATTATAAAAAAATGTATACCGCTCCATCCGCCTATGAAAAGGTAAGTGTGGAAGATATTCAAAGAGTAGCTAAAAAATATTTTATAAAAAGCAATAGAACGGTAGGAGTGTTGCAAAATAACGAACCAGTTAGTAGTGATTCTTCTAAATAG
- a CDS encoding response regulator transcription factor encodes MKQILIIEDDPEIIKLLEIHLTDLIYTTAKAMDGKVGLEMALDNSYDLILLDLTLPTMDGIEICKKIRSQKNTPIIMLTAKSEEIDRVLGLEIGADDYITKPFSIRELLARVKAVLRRTDIKPIPQKDSSSIYAEGLSIDIDKRKVILNDKKIELSPKEFELLVLMASNPGRNYTRTDLLNMIWGYNFEGYEHTVNSHINRLRAKIESDMANPSFILTTWGVGYKFNEDILA; translated from the coding sequence ATGAAACAAATATTAATCATAGAAGACGATCCAGAAATAATCAAATTGTTAGAAATACACCTAACTGATTTGATATATACCACAGCAAAAGCTATGGATGGAAAAGTTGGTTTAGAAATGGCTTTAGACAATTCTTATGATTTAATACTTCTAGATCTAACGCTACCAACTATGGATGGTATTGAAATTTGCAAAAAAATAAGAAGCCAAAAAAATACGCCTATTATTATGCTAACCGCTAAATCTGAAGAAATAGATCGTGTTTTAGGATTGGAGATTGGAGCAGATGATTATATCACCAAACCCTTTAGCATTCGTGAGCTTTTAGCTAGAGTCAAAGCAGTTTTACGCAGAACAGATATAAAACCTATTCCTCAAAAAGATTCTTCCTCTATTTATGCGGAAGGACTCAGTATCGATATAGATAAACGAAAAGTGATCTTAAATGATAAAAAAATTGAGCTTTCCCCGAAAGAATTTGAACTTCTAGTGTTAATGGCTTCTAATCCTGGCAGAAATTACACAAGAACAGATTTACTAAACATGATTTGGGGATACAATTTTGAGGGGTACGAGCATACTGTAAACTCTCACATTAATAGATTAAGAGCCAAAATTGAATCTGATATGGCAAACCCCTCTTTTATTCTTACTACTTGGGGAGTTGGTTACAAATTCAATGAAGATATACTTGCATGA